One part of the Janthinobacterium sp. 17J80-10 genome encodes these proteins:
- a CDS encoding class I SAM-dependent DNA methyltransferase yields MTQTPNNLAFESWAIADLLRGDFKQSQYGRIILPFCLLRRLECVLEATKDKVVAEYEKVQKTKLPEDAQEKLLLRATGGLSFFNTSKMNLAKLGESGIKANLENYIQSFSKDAREIFEYFNFAEFVGQLNDANLLYKVVQKVRTIDLSPKAVSNHDMGLVFEELIRRFAEGSNETAGEHFTPRDIVRLTTALVFMEDDAALTKPGIIRTIYDPTAGTGGFLSSGMEYVHELNPQAVMRAYGQELNPESYAICKADMLIKGQEVGNIKLGNTLSNDQLYSTQFDYMLSNPPFGVDWKKIEGSVNAEHDEKGFDGRFGPGLPRVSDGSLLFLLHLISKMRDASDGGARIGIILNGSPLFTGGAGSGESEIRRYILEADLLEAIVALPTDMFYNTGIATYVWILSNKKAAERKGSVQLINGVNLCGKMRKSLGSKRNVMDDEDIATITRCFGKFEGVDARALDKPAEQKSNRGRQSANPKAEVAKTFASKIFKTHEFGYRRITIERPLRQSYQFSDERLASLRYESGTLNAAMQWAYAQYGAEADTGNNAIWSDAPACKHYGDLSAHEDAIRRYIKLHFVDLKEKQIKDLLDRSTWLAQKQTLLKARQLQQVIGIVQHDDMNDFDDVLAKACKAQGITLDAKEKKQITDAVSWKNPAAEKIIKKIHKSKADPIYGLFSVNGQVIEYKADGDLRDFENVALDPSKSVNELNEAYFTREVLPHVSDAWIDAGKKDDKDEQIGIVGYEIPFNRHFYQYQPPRDLVEIDADLDAVSAEIMKLLQEVHS; encoded by the coding sequence ATGACACAAACCCCCAACAATCTCGCATTCGAATCCTGGGCCATCGCCGATTTGCTCCGTGGCGACTTCAAGCAAAGCCAGTACGGCCGTATCATCCTACCGTTTTGCTTATTGCGCCGCCTCGAATGCGTGCTCGAAGCTACCAAAGACAAGGTAGTCGCCGAATACGAAAAAGTTCAAAAGACCAAGCTGCCTGAAGACGCGCAAGAAAAACTGCTGCTGCGCGCCACTGGCGGCCTGTCGTTTTTCAATACTTCCAAAATGAACCTCGCCAAACTGGGCGAATCCGGCATCAAGGCCAACCTGGAAAACTACATCCAAAGTTTTTCCAAAGACGCCCGCGAGATTTTTGAATACTTCAACTTTGCCGAATTCGTCGGGCAATTGAATGACGCTAATCTGCTCTACAAGGTCGTGCAAAAAGTGCGCACCATCGACTTGAGCCCCAAGGCCGTTTCCAACCATGACATGGGGCTGGTGTTTGAAGAACTGATCCGCCGCTTTGCCGAAGGATCGAACGAAACTGCCGGTGAACACTTCACGCCGCGCGACATCGTGCGGCTCACCACCGCGCTGGTATTCATGGAAGACGACGCCGCGCTCACCAAGCCCGGCATTATCCGCACCATCTACGACCCCACCGCAGGCACTGGCGGCTTTCTCTCAAGCGGCATGGAGTACGTGCACGAGCTCAACCCGCAAGCAGTGATGCGCGCCTACGGCCAGGAACTCAATCCGGAAAGCTACGCCATCTGCAAAGCAGACATGCTCATCAAAGGGCAAGAGGTCGGCAACATCAAGCTCGGCAACACGCTCTCCAACGACCAGCTCTATTCCACCCAGTTCGACTACATGCTGTCCAATCCGCCGTTCGGCGTCGACTGGAAAAAGATTGAAGGTTCTGTTAACGCCGAGCATGATGAGAAAGGTTTCGACGGCCGCTTCGGCCCCGGCCTGCCGCGCGTGTCCGACGGTTCGCTCTTGTTCCTGCTGCACCTGATCAGCAAGATGCGCGATGCATCCGACGGCGGTGCCCGCATCGGCATCATTTTGAACGGTTCCCCCTTGTTCACCGGCGGCGCAGGTTCCGGCGAATCCGAAATCCGCCGCTACATCCTCGAAGCCGATTTGCTGGAGGCGATCGTCGCTCTCCCGACCGACATGTTCTACAACACCGGCATCGCCACCTATGTCTGGATACTCTCCAACAAAAAAGCGGCAGAGCGAAAAGGCAGCGTGCAACTGATCAACGGCGTCAACCTGTGCGGCAAGATGCGTAAATCCTTGGGTAGCAAGCGCAACGTGATGGATGACGAAGACATCGCCACCATCACCCGCTGCTTTGGCAAATTTGAAGGGGTCGATGCACGTGCGCTGGACAAACCGGCGGAACAGAAAAGTAATCGTGGCAGGCAATCTGCCAACCCGAAAGCAGAAGTCGCCAAGACTTTCGCCAGCAAGATTTTCAAGACGCATGAATTCGGCTACCGCCGCATCACGATAGAACGTCCGCTGCGCCAGTCGTATCAATTCAGCGACGAGCGCCTGGCCAGTCTGCGGTATGAGTCCGGCACCCTCAACGCCGCGATGCAATGGGCGTATGCGCAATACGGTGCAGAAGCCGACACAGGGAACAATGCGATCTGGAGCGATGCCCCGGCCTGCAAACACTACGGCGACCTCAGTGCACATGAAGACGCGATCCGCCGCTATATCAAGCTGCATTTCGTCGATCTCAAGGAAAAACAAATTAAGGACCTGCTCGACCGCAGCACCTGGCTCGCGCAAAAACAGACGCTGCTGAAAGCGCGGCAACTGCAACAAGTGATCGGCATCGTGCAGCACGACGACATGAATGATTTCGACGACGTGCTCGCCAAAGCCTGCAAAGCGCAAGGCATTACGCTCGACGCCAAAGAGAAAAAGCAAATCACCGATGCGGTCAGCTGGAAAAATCCCGCCGCTGAAAAAATCATCAAGAAGATTCACAAATCCAAGGCTGATCCGATCTACGGACTTTTTTCCGTCAACGGCCAGGTGATCGAATACAAAGCCGACGGCGACTTGCGCGATTTTGAAAACGTCGCGCTCGACCCGTCGAAGTCAGTCAACGAGCTGAACGAAGCCTACTTCACTAGGGAAGTCTTGCCGCATGTGTCCGATGCCTGGATCGACGCTGGCAAGAAGGATGACAAGGATGAGCAGATCGGCATCGTCGGTTATGAGATTCCGTTTAATCGACATTTTTACCAATATCAGCCACCGAGGGATTTGGTCGAGATTGATGCGGATTTGGATGCGGTGAGTGCAGAAATCATGAAATTGCTGCAAGAGGTGCATTCATGA